One Pseudochaenichthys georgianus chromosome 7, fPseGeo1.2, whole genome shotgun sequence DNA segment encodes these proteins:
- the avpr2aa gene encoding vasopressin V2 receptor isoform X2, whose amino-acid sequence MESISVETDWDGLALSSLLAAGRNNFSSSSLLVSELNSLNSSHSGGSFFGIDPENGSTTTQHTERERDMGLARAEIAVLGVVLALTTLGNSFVLWVLLRRRKHNAPMHVFMFNLCVADLVVAFFQVLPQLIWDITGKFQGPDFLCRSVKYLQIVGMFASSYMIVAMTVDRHQAICCPLQAYRGGTMSRWNTPVMVAWGLALVLSIPQAFIFSRTETDSGEFDCWGHFAEPWGLKAYVTWMTISVFLLPAFIITICQIRIFREIHNNIYLKSERIVMAELKKKEIFFRFHSFKKDDERSKDRGRRSSGGGGRDGRGGQLLKGVNNNPHNNTHDSQAGECYDFVPSAVQYSSSGEHVTTTSPTEQQTLSGSDCQDSYTPYELASGSPRCSLDYARPPLPATPPHHSITKAMSKTVRMTLVIVLVYTICWAPYFIVQLWAAWDPHPPQHVAFTILMLLGNLNSCTNPWIYTAFSSSVSRELQNLLQCRTRPDRRGSLPDDSTTTHTSTTKDSLY is encoded by the exons ATGGAAAGCATCAGTGTGGAAACAGATTGGGATGGGTTGGCCCTCTCCTCTCTGCTCGCAGCAGGAAGGAACAACTTCTCTTCCTCGTCTCTGCTTGTCTCTGAACTGAACTCCCTCAACAGTTCTCACAGCGGGGGATCCTTCTTCGGGATAGATCCTGAAAATGGTTCCACCACGACGCAGCATACGGAGCGGGAGAGGGACATGGGCCTGGCCCGGGCAGAGATAGCAGTGCTCGGGGTGGTGTTGGCCCTTACCACTCTGGGGAACAGCTTTGTGCTGTGGGTACTGCTGAGGAGGAGGAAGCATAATGCACCCATGCACGTGTTCATGTTCAACCTGTGTGTGGCTGACCTGGTGGTGGCCTTCTTTCAG GTTCTTCCTCAGCTCATTTGGGACATCACTGGGAAGTTTCAGGGGCCTGACTTTCTCTGCCGGTCCGTCAAGTACTTGCAGATTGTGGGCATGTTTGCTTCCTCTTACATGATAGTTGCCATGACGGTAGACCGGCACCAGGCCATCTGCTGTCCTTTGCAGGCCTACAGAGGGGGCACAATGTCCCGCTGGAACACCCCTGTCATGGTGGCCTGGGGCTTGGCGCTAGTCCTCAGCATACCACAG GCTTTCATCTTCTCTCGCACAGAAACTGATTCAGGAGAGTTTGATTGCTGGGGTCACTTTGCTGAGCCGTGGGGGCTGAAGGCCTACGTCACCTGGATGACCATATCTGTCTTCCTCCTGCCCGCCTTCATTATTACCATCTGTCAG aTAAGAATCTTCAGAGAAATCCACAATAACATCTATCTGAAGTCAGAGAGAATTGTGATGGCTGAGTTAAAGAAGAAAGAAATCTTCTTCCGCTTCCACAGCTTTAAAAAGGATGACGAGCGGTCCAAGGATAGGGGGAGACGGTCGTccggaggggggggcagggatGGCAGAGGAGGACAACTCCTAAAGGGTGTGAATAACAACCCTCACAATAACACCCATGACAGCCAAGCAGGAGAGTGTTATGACTTTGTACCATCGGCTGTCCAGTACAGTAGCAGTGGTGAACATGTGACAACAACATCACCGACAGAGCAGCAAACATTGAGCGGCTCAGATTGCCAGGACTCGTACACGCCCTACGAGCTGGCCTCAGGCTCACCTCGCTGCTCCCTCGACTACGCACGCCCCCCCCTTCCAGCCACTCCACCTCATCACAGCATCACAAAAGCCATGTCAAAGACTGTGAGAATGACCCTGGTCATCGTGCTGGTCTATACTATCTGCTGGGCCCCTTACTTCATTGTCCAGCTTTGGGCGGCCTGGGACCCCCACCCTCCACAACATG TGGCCTTCACTATCCTGATGCTGCTGGGCAATCTGAACTCGTGCACCAACCCGTGGATTTACACAGCTTTCTCCAGCAgcgtgtccagagagctgcagaaccTCCTGCAGTGCCGGACACGACCCGACCGCCGGGGCTCCCTGCCCGACGActccaccaccacacacacctccaccacCAAGGACAGCCTGTACTGA
- the avpr2aa gene encoding vasopressin V2 receptor isoform X1, whose protein sequence is MESISVETDWDGLALSSLLAAGRNNFSSSSLLVSELNSLNSSHSGGSFFGIDPENGSTTTQHTERERDMGLARAEIAVLGVVLALTTLGNSFVLWVLLRRRKHNAPMHVFMFNLCVADLVVAFFQVLPQLIWDITGKFQGPDFLCRSVKYLQIVGMFASSYMIVAMTVDRHQAICCPLQAYRGGTMSRWNTPVMVAWGLALVLSIPQAFIFSRTETDSGEFDCWGHFAEPWGLKAYVTWMTISVFLLPAFIITICQIRIFREIHNNIYLKSERIVMAELKKKEIFFRFHSFKKDDERSKDRGRRSSGGGGRDGRGGQLLKGVNNNPHNNTHDSQAGECYDFVPSAVQYSSSGEHVTTTSPTEQQTLSGSDCQDSYTPYELASGSPRCSLDYARPPLPATPPHHSITKAMSKTVRMTLVIVLVYTICWAPYFIVQLWAAWDPHPPQHAVAFTILMLLGNLNSCTNPWIYTAFSSSVSRELQNLLQCRTRPDRRGSLPDDSTTTHTSTTKDSLY, encoded by the exons ATGGAAAGCATCAGTGTGGAAACAGATTGGGATGGGTTGGCCCTCTCCTCTCTGCTCGCAGCAGGAAGGAACAACTTCTCTTCCTCGTCTCTGCTTGTCTCTGAACTGAACTCCCTCAACAGTTCTCACAGCGGGGGATCCTTCTTCGGGATAGATCCTGAAAATGGTTCCACCACGACGCAGCATACGGAGCGGGAGAGGGACATGGGCCTGGCCCGGGCAGAGATAGCAGTGCTCGGGGTGGTGTTGGCCCTTACCACTCTGGGGAACAGCTTTGTGCTGTGGGTACTGCTGAGGAGGAGGAAGCATAATGCACCCATGCACGTGTTCATGTTCAACCTGTGTGTGGCTGACCTGGTGGTGGCCTTCTTTCAG GTTCTTCCTCAGCTCATTTGGGACATCACTGGGAAGTTTCAGGGGCCTGACTTTCTCTGCCGGTCCGTCAAGTACTTGCAGATTGTGGGCATGTTTGCTTCCTCTTACATGATAGTTGCCATGACGGTAGACCGGCACCAGGCCATCTGCTGTCCTTTGCAGGCCTACAGAGGGGGCACAATGTCCCGCTGGAACACCCCTGTCATGGTGGCCTGGGGCTTGGCGCTAGTCCTCAGCATACCACAG GCTTTCATCTTCTCTCGCACAGAAACTGATTCAGGAGAGTTTGATTGCTGGGGTCACTTTGCTGAGCCGTGGGGGCTGAAGGCCTACGTCACCTGGATGACCATATCTGTCTTCCTCCTGCCCGCCTTCATTATTACCATCTGTCAG aTAAGAATCTTCAGAGAAATCCACAATAACATCTATCTGAAGTCAGAGAGAATTGTGATGGCTGAGTTAAAGAAGAAAGAAATCTTCTTCCGCTTCCACAGCTTTAAAAAGGATGACGAGCGGTCCAAGGATAGGGGGAGACGGTCGTccggaggggggggcagggatGGCAGAGGAGGACAACTCCTAAAGGGTGTGAATAACAACCCTCACAATAACACCCATGACAGCCAAGCAGGAGAGTGTTATGACTTTGTACCATCGGCTGTCCAGTACAGTAGCAGTGGTGAACATGTGACAACAACATCACCGACAGAGCAGCAAACATTGAGCGGCTCAGATTGCCAGGACTCGTACACGCCCTACGAGCTGGCCTCAGGCTCACCTCGCTGCTCCCTCGACTACGCACGCCCCCCCCTTCCAGCCACTCCACCTCATCACAGCATCACAAAAGCCATGTCAAAGACTGTGAGAATGACCCTGGTCATCGTGCTGGTCTATACTATCTGCTGGGCCCCTTACTTCATTGTCCAGCTTTGGGCGGCCTGGGACCCCCACCCTCCACAACATG CAGTGGCCTTCACTATCCTGATGCTGCTGGGCAATCTGAACTCGTGCACCAACCCGTGGATTTACACAGCTTTCTCCAGCAgcgtgtccagagagctgcagaaccTCCTGCAGTGCCGGACACGACCCGACCGCCGGGGCTCCCTGCCCGACGActccaccaccacacacacctccaccacCAAGGACAGCCTGTACTGA